One Oceanispirochaeta sp. M1 genomic window carries:
- a CDS encoding ABC transporter substrate-binding protein, producing MKKGLIILICLLSMTGFIFAEGQGEDGKLLKGNLRIVIGSSSTGGDTYANSAIVAEYLAEELDMNVKVDATGVNAAYDALNRDSSGHTIMIFHDQAYLGYLYGKEGYSNPFENYIVGPSVAINPGNAYLAPANSPYNTLQDAIDAAGTGTKVRVAIQPGGVSEIGYTAMKNAVAIEYPGMEENMVAVNTGSQSDKNQLLFDGQADIINGSIQANEQYTNLPSDDIKAMKFLWMTARNVTIQQANPEGYGDTSRDDLLRFVEPNVSLANSFTFDKEFFVLYNKEMDSSLVEYYDAALTKIFDAGEIQKNQKKAFFIPNYKTSAESTAYFKAKMMNYEGIISSLK from the coding sequence ATGAAAAAGGGACTAATTATTCTTATTTGTCTGCTGTCTATGACTGGTTTTATTTTTGCTGAAGGTCAGGGAGAAGATGGAAAGCTGTTGAAAGGGAATCTGAGAATTGTTATCGGTTCTTCTTCCACAGGTGGAGACACCTATGCGAACTCTGCCATAGTGGCTGAGTATCTAGCTGAAGAACTGGATATGAATGTTAAAGTTGATGCCACTGGTGTAAATGCTGCATATGATGCCCTGAACAGAGATTCTTCAGGACATACAATCATGATCTTTCATGATCAGGCCTACCTTGGATACCTTTATGGTAAAGAAGGATACTCCAATCCTTTTGAAAACTATATTGTAGGTCCTTCTGTAGCAATTAATCCCGGCAATGCTTATCTTGCACCAGCCAACTCCCCCTATAATACACTTCAGGATGCAATAGATGCAGCCGGAACTGGAACAAAAGTCCGTGTTGCCATCCAACCCGGTGGTGTTTCCGAAATTGGATATACAGCGATGAAAAATGCTGTTGCCATCGAATACCCTGGAATGGAAGAGAATATGGTAGCCGTAAACACCGGATCTCAGTCCGATAAAAACCAGCTTCTCTTTGATGGTCAGGCAGATATTATTAATGGTTCTATCCAGGCGAATGAGCAGTATACCAACCTGCCTTCAGATGACATCAAAGCTATGAAGTTTCTATGGATGACTGCGCGTAATGTAACAATTCAGCAGGCCAATCCTGAAGGTTATGGAGATACCAGCAGAGACGATCTTCTGAGGTTCGTTGAACCTAATGTATCACTTGCCAACAGTTTCACTTTTGATAAAGAGTTTTTCGTACTCTATAATAAAGAGATGGATTCTTCTCTTGTAGAATACTATGATGCTGCTCTGACAAAAATATTTGATGCCGGAGAAATACAGAAGAATCAGAAGAAAGCATTCTTTATTCCCAACTATAAAACATCAGCTGAATCCACAGCTTATTTCAAAGCTAAAATGATGAATTATGAAGGGATTATCAGTTCTCTGAAATAA
- the garR gene encoding 2-hydroxy-3-oxopropionate reductase, with amino-acid sequence MKLGFIGLGIMGKPMAKNLLKAGHELVVLDMNKAAVDELISAGAESASTPAEVGSRTDVIITMLPNSPHVKTVVLGENGLIDSAAKGKVLIDMSSIAPLASQEVAEALGKKGMEMLDAPVSGGEPKAVDGTVAVMVGGKKEVFDANKEIIEPMAGSVVYVGKIGAGNTTKLCNQIVVALNIAAVSEALVLAKKAGVSPDLVFQAIRGGLAGSTVMDAKAPMMMDRTFDPGFRIDLHIKDLANALDTSRSVGVPLPLAAQAMEIMQAIKQDGCGVEDHSSMVKFYEKLANVQVTREA; translated from the coding sequence ATGAAATTAGGATTTATAGGACTTGGAATCATGGGAAAACCCATGGCCAAAAATCTGCTGAAAGCAGGCCACGAGCTGGTTGTGCTTGATATGAACAAAGCAGCAGTTGATGAACTTATCAGCGCCGGAGCAGAGTCTGCATCTACACCTGCAGAAGTTGGTTCCAGAACGGATGTGATCATTACAATGCTTCCCAATTCACCCCATGTTAAAACAGTAGTACTGGGAGAAAATGGACTGATAGACTCTGCTGCAAAAGGTAAAGTCCTGATTGATATGAGTTCCATTGCACCCCTTGCCAGCCAGGAAGTGGCTGAAGCTCTTGGCAAGAAGGGAATGGAAATGCTGGATGCCCCCGTTTCAGGTGGAGAACCAAAAGCCGTTGATGGGACAGTTGCAGTAATGGTCGGTGGTAAAAAAGAAGTTTTTGATGCGAACAAAGAGATCATTGAACCAATGGCCGGATCTGTCGTATATGTTGGTAAAATCGGTGCCGGAAACACAACAAAACTCTGTAATCAGATTGTCGTAGCACTAAATATCGCAGCTGTATCAGAAGCTCTGGTTCTGGCTAAGAAAGCCGGTGTCAGCCCCGATCTTGTATTTCAGGCAATCCGCGGTGGATTAGCAGGAAGTACTGTAATGGATGCAAAAGCCCCCATGATGATGGACCGAACTTTCGATCCCGGATTCCGGATTGATTTACATATCAAAGACCTTGCAAATGCTCTGGATACATCAAGATCAGTAGGAGTCCCTCTCCCTCTGGCAGCCCAGGCAATGGAAATCATGCAGGCTATCAAGCAGGATGGATGCGGCGTGGAAGACCATTCAAGCATGGTTAAATTCTACGAAAAATTGGCAAATGTTCAAGTGACAAGGGAAGCGTAA
- a CDS encoding enolase C-terminal domain-like protein, producing the protein MSTTPVITDMKVFPVAGRDCMLLNLSGAHSPYFTRNIVILTTDGGETGIGEVPGGEKIRKTLEDAKSMVIGSSLGSYKDVLNKVHTSFMDRDTGGRGLQTFDLRTTIHVVTAIESCFLDLLGKYLNVPVASLLGDGMQRESVEVLGYLFYVGDPDKTDLPYAREKETDNDWYRIRHEEALTPETVVKLAEASSELYGFKDFKLKGGVLDGKEEIEAIKALKNRFPEARITLDPNGAWSLDEAVNLCSDMHGILSYCEDPCGAENGLSGREIMSEFRKATGLPTATNMIATDWRQMQHSMALNSVDIPLADPHFWTMSGSVRVGQMCDAFGLTWGSHSNNHFDISLAMFTHVAAAVPGKVTAIDTHWIWQEGIERLTKSPLKIKDGQIAVPKKPGLGVEIDMDQIMKAHELYKKENLGARDDSVGMQYLIPDWEFNNKKPCMVR; encoded by the coding sequence ATGAGTACTACACCTGTAATTACAGATATGAAAGTCTTTCCGGTAGCCGGAAGAGACTGCATGCTTCTAAATCTAAGCGGAGCTCATAGCCCCTACTTCACCCGTAATATTGTGATCCTCACTACGGATGGTGGAGAAACCGGAATCGGTGAAGTACCGGGAGGAGAAAAAATCCGCAAGACTCTGGAAGATGCCAAATCCATGGTTATCGGATCATCACTGGGCAGCTATAAGGATGTTCTGAATAAAGTTCATACATCCTTTATGGACCGAGATACCGGTGGGCGGGGACTTCAGACTTTTGATCTACGTACAACGATTCATGTTGTGACTGCAATTGAATCCTGTTTCCTTGACCTACTTGGTAAATATCTGAATGTCCCTGTAGCTTCACTACTGGGAGACGGCATGCAGAGAGAGTCTGTAGAAGTTCTAGGATACTTATTTTATGTAGGAGATCCTGACAAAACAGATTTACCTTATGCCAGAGAAAAAGAGACTGATAATGACTGGTACAGGATTCGTCATGAGGAAGCTCTTACCCCGGAAACCGTAGTTAAATTGGCGGAAGCATCAAGTGAACTCTATGGATTCAAAGACTTCAAGTTGAAAGGCGGAGTACTGGATGGGAAAGAAGAGATAGAAGCCATAAAGGCTCTCAAAAACAGATTTCCCGAAGCCAGAATCACATTGGACCCGAATGGAGCCTGGAGCCTGGATGAGGCAGTTAATCTTTGCAGTGATATGCACGGGATTCTAAGTTATTGTGAAGATCCCTGCGGGGCTGAAAACGGACTGTCCGGTCGGGAAATCATGTCGGAATTCAGAAAAGCCACCGGCCTGCCTACTGCAACCAACATGATTGCCACAGACTGGCGTCAGATGCAGCATTCCATGGCACTGAATAGTGTAGATATCCCTCTGGCGGACCCTCACTTCTGGACAATGTCCGGATCTGTCCGGGTCGGACAGATGTGTGATGCCTTCGGACTTACCTGGGGGTCTCACTCCAATAATCACTTTGATATTTCCCTTGCCATGTTTACGCATGTTGCAGCGGCGGTTCCGGGTAAAGTAACAGCAATTGATACACACTGGATCTGGCAGGAAGGAATAGAACGTCTGACTAAAAGCCCTTTAAAAATTAAAGATGGACAGATTGCCGTTCCGAAGAAACCGGGATTGGGAGTGGAAATTGATATGGATCAGATCATGAAAGCTCATGAGCTGTATAAAAAAGAGAATCTCGGGGCAAGAGATGATTCTGTTGGAATGCAGTATCTGATTCCCGACTGGGAATTTAACAACAAAAAGCCCTGTATGGTTCGTTAA
- a CDS encoding dihydrodipicolinate synthase family protein: protein MKYNLTFNGIVPPIVTPVDSHENVDTEGLKQVIQYVMDGGVHGIFVNGSNGEFYGLDFENQKKAVQVTVEEVNRKIPVYAGASAITTRECIKLAKMAESAGADALTVLTPMFIQPTDQELFDHFAAIAKSCELPIILYNNPGKTNNIISPKLLERLIDIENICGVKNTSMDFSMTMKYIEATAERNDFAVFGGIDYYIYATLCHGGAGSVAGTANVAPRLVVEIYDCYSKGDHLGALNAQKALMPLRDAYGLGTFPVMMKVMLNILGVNAGNPIRPVSYVDDETIKKAEGILKQIELLN from the coding sequence TTGAAATACAATTTAACATTTAACGGTATAGTTCCTCCCATCGTAACCCCTGTGGATAGTCACGAAAACGTAGATACTGAAGGATTGAAGCAGGTTATTCAGTATGTGATGGATGGCGGTGTTCACGGAATCTTTGTAAATGGCAGCAACGGAGAGTTTTACGGTCTTGATTTTGAGAATCAGAAAAAAGCTGTTCAAGTCACTGTTGAAGAAGTAAACCGTAAGATTCCTGTATATGCCGGTGCCTCAGCAATTACGACACGTGAGTGTATTAAATTAGCCAAGATGGCGGAATCCGCAGGCGCAGATGCTCTGACGGTTCTGACACCAATGTTTATACAACCCACCGATCAGGAATTATTTGACCATTTTGCAGCTATCGCTAAAAGTTGTGAACTTCCCATTATTCTTTACAACAATCCGGGAAAGACAAATAACATCATCAGCCCCAAGCTGCTGGAAAGACTTATTGATATTGAAAATATCTGTGGTGTAAAAAACACATCCATGGATTTCAGTATGACCATGAAATATATCGAAGCTACAGCGGAAAGAAATGATTTTGCAGTATTTGGCGGAATTGATTACTACATTTATGCGACTCTCTGCCATGGTGGTGCCGGCAGTGTTGCTGGAACTGCCAATGTAGCTCCCCGCCTGGTTGTGGAGATATATGACTGTTATTCAAAGGGAGATCATCTGGGAGCCTTAAATGCCCAGAAAGCCCTAATGCCGCTAAGAGATGCTTATGGGCTTGGAACATTTCCTGTAATGATGAAAGTAATGTTGAATATTCTCGGTGTAAATGCCGGCAACCCGATCAGACCAGTTTCATATGTTGATGATGAGACAATCAAGAAAGCAGAAGGGATTCTTAAACAGATTGAACTTCTGAACTAA
- a CDS encoding mandelate racemase/muconate lactonizing enzyme family protein, producing the protein MTNVNDKIRSIRFSRLLLPLKIAVSDAKVLTGLQLPLEKVDILFTHIMTEQGLEGIGFSYALRVGGRAQYVHASEIAATLIGKDPSDISKIWKSLIWLGASVGNSGIAVQAISAIDTALWDLKAKRANLPLSKLIGSHFDSVSCYNTSGGYLQASIEEIVEKSQHSLSCGLGGVKMKVGQPDMKKDIMRLKTLRERLGEDVSIMVDANQQWDRIDALNFCRQVDELNPEWIEEPLDAYDIDGHAALAAAIDSPIASGEMLTSSALLKQYIDKNAVDVLQPDAARIGGITPYLKVADMADTAGMRVAPHFIMEIHIHLSACYPRESWVEHFEWLEPLFNERLKIRDGRMYVPEGPGLGLTLSDQFSEWLEDEIILR; encoded by the coding sequence ATGACAAATGTAAATGATAAAATTCGCTCTATAAGATTCTCACGCCTTTTGCTGCCTTTAAAAATAGCAGTAAGTGATGCAAAAGTACTGACAGGACTTCAACTCCCCCTCGAAAAAGTAGATATCCTTTTCACTCATATTATGACAGAACAAGGTTTAGAGGGGATCGGATTCTCCTATGCTCTGAGAGTGGGAGGAAGAGCACAATATGTACATGCCAGTGAAATTGCGGCAACCCTTATAGGTAAAGATCCCAGCGACATCAGCAAAATTTGGAAGTCTCTCATATGGCTCGGTGCATCTGTCGGTAACAGCGGGATTGCTGTTCAGGCAATATCTGCTATAGATACCGCACTTTGGGACTTGAAGGCCAAAAGGGCCAATCTTCCTCTTTCAAAATTGATTGGGTCCCATTTCGATTCAGTGAGCTGTTATAATACTTCTGGAGGATACCTTCAGGCCTCAATTGAAGAAATTGTAGAAAAATCACAGCATTCCTTATCCTGTGGTCTCGGTGGTGTAAAGATGAAAGTGGGTCAGCCTGATATGAAAAAAGATATTATGCGCCTTAAGACTCTCCGGGAACGCCTGGGAGAAGATGTTTCCATTATGGTAGACGCTAACCAGCAATGGGACAGGATAGATGCACTTAATTTCTGCAGACAGGTTGATGAACTGAACCCTGAATGGATAGAGGAACCTCTTGATGCCTATGATATAGATGGGCATGCGGCCTTAGCTGCTGCCATAGACAGTCCTATCGCATCGGGAGAAATGCTTACCAGTTCTGCTCTTCTAAAGCAGTATATAGATAAAAATGCAGTTGATGTCCTCCAGCCTGATGCAGCCAGAATTGGAGGAATAACTCCTTATCTGAAAGTAGCCGATATGGCAGATACAGCAGGAATGCGGGTAGCCCCCCATTTTATAATGGAAATTCATATACATCTGTCTGCCTGCTATCCCAGAGAGTCCTGGGTTGAACATTTTGAATGGCTGGAACCTCTTTTCAATGAAAGACTGAAGATCAGGGATGGAAGGATGTATGTTCCCGAAGGCCCTGGACTTGGTCTGACACTGAGTGATCAGTTCTCAGAATGGCTTGAAGATGAAATAATTCTGCGATAA
- the ade gene encoding adenine deaminase, with protein MQKRLEELKQELRAASGNEPADLYIDNIKILNVYTEEITEGSLVIKNGRVVAVSPGWDVEAKIRYDGRGMTAVPGFMDSHIHIETTLLTPEALASVIVPWGTTSLFVDAMEIANVAGIDGLNDLLKGSANLPFRLFMEVPSRVPTAPGLETTGGILGVEEVSQLLKESNAVSLGELDPPKVLNLMDDYLNKILSAREEGRICNGHAIGLDWDSLNVYAAAGLSDDHESVEFQELKDRLSLGIRALIREGSSERNLDTLIAGVLKHNLPTEDLLFCTDDKHVNDIVREGHISYNVQRSIELGMDPVKAIKIATINTARHFRLDHELGSLAPGRFADILLLKDLNNMKPEAVFKGGVLVAEKGRILKEYKKEYPDYLNHTVKLKKELRSDDFKIKAEGSKALVRVICMIENQIINTESSEWLTVDDNSVEADVSKDILRLSVVERYGKNGQLGNGFVRGFQLKEGAMASSVSHDHHNIVVVGSNTEDMMIAVKEVVRTQGGFALANKGQVIDSIALPLGGLMSPDSAEQVMVEMNRLNQAVRDMGCPMSAPFMSLSFISLPTVPALGLTDMGLIDVLKHKIVPVVLEEK; from the coding sequence ATGCAGAAACGACTTGAAGAACTGAAACAGGAATTGAGAGCCGCATCAGGAAATGAACCCGCCGATCTTTATATCGATAATATTAAAATACTGAATGTCTATACCGAAGAGATTACTGAAGGGTCTCTGGTCATCAAGAATGGCAGAGTTGTGGCTGTTTCTCCCGGCTGGGATGTTGAGGCAAAAATCAGGTATGACGGCCGGGGAATGACAGCTGTTCCCGGATTTATGGACAGTCATATCCATATTGAAACCACATTGCTGACCCCTGAGGCACTTGCCTCGGTTATCGTCCCCTGGGGAACAACCTCTCTCTTTGTGGATGCCATGGAAATTGCCAATGTGGCGGGAATCGATGGTCTTAACGATCTTTTGAAGGGGAGCGCGAATCTTCCCTTTCGCCTCTTTATGGAAGTTCCCTCCCGGGTACCCACGGCACCCGGACTGGAAACAACCGGAGGCATCCTCGGAGTAGAGGAAGTCTCACAGCTCTTAAAAGAATCAAATGCCGTCAGCCTGGGAGAGCTTGACCCTCCCAAGGTTCTGAATCTGATGGATGATTATCTGAATAAAATCCTGAGTGCCAGGGAAGAGGGGAGGATCTGTAACGGCCATGCCATCGGTCTTGATTGGGACAGTCTGAATGTCTATGCCGCTGCGGGACTCTCGGATGATCACGAATCTGTAGAATTTCAGGAATTAAAGGACCGTCTTTCTCTCGGAATAAGAGCTCTTATCAGAGAAGGGAGTAGTGAAAGGAATCTTGATACTCTGATTGCAGGGGTTCTGAAGCACAATTTACCCACAGAGGATCTCCTCTTCTGTACTGATGATAAACATGTAAATGATATTGTCCGTGAAGGGCATATCAGCTATAACGTACAGCGCTCAATTGAACTTGGGATGGACCCGGTAAAGGCAATAAAAATTGCTACAATAAATACGGCAAGGCATTTTCGTCTAGATCATGAACTTGGTTCTCTTGCTCCCGGCCGCTTTGCAGATATTCTTCTTTTGAAAGATCTGAATAACATGAAGCCCGAGGCAGTATTTAAGGGCGGAGTTCTTGTCGCAGAAAAGGGCAGGATTCTAAAAGAGTACAAAAAGGAATATCCCGACTATCTGAATCATACAGTCAAACTGAAGAAAGAGCTGAGAAGTGATGATTTTAAAATTAAGGCAGAGGGAAGCAAGGCTCTTGTGCGTGTTATTTGTATGATAGAAAACCAGATTATCAATACTGAGAGCAGTGAATGGCTTACAGTTGATGATAATTCAGTAGAGGCTGATGTCTCAAAGGATATATTAAGGCTCTCTGTGGTAGAGCGTTATGGAAAAAACGGACAGCTGGGAAATGGCTTCGTTAGAGGATTTCAACTGAAGGAGGGAGCCATGGCTTCTTCTGTTTCTCATGATCACCATAATATAGTAGTTGTCGGCAGCAACACTGAGGATATGATGATTGCTGTGAAGGAAGTTGTCAGAACTCAGGGGGGCTTTGCCCTGGCAAATAAGGGGCAGGTTATTGATTCAATTGCTCTTCCTCTTGGAGGATTGATGAGCCCGGATTCAGCAGAGCAGGTAATGGTTGAAATGAACCGTCTTAATCAGGCGGTCAGAGATATGGGCTGTCCCATGTCGGCACCCTTTATGTCATTGTCATTTATATCTCTTCCAACTGTTCCCGCATTGGGCTTAACCGATATGGGGTTGATTGATGTGCTGAAACACAAAATTGTCCCTGTGGTTCTGGAAGAAAAATAA
- a CDS encoding tripartite tricarboxylate transporter permease, which yields MEIFTLLTPMTFLLSTLGVVGGIIFGAIPGMTATMALAVFLPLTYALNLHQALALLIGLYVGGISGGLIPAILLNIPGTPSSITTTFDGYPMTKKGQGEQALKIGIVSSLFGGLISALILAIFAPMLADLAIRFSYVEKFLIIVFALTVIASISQGSMLVGLLSGSIGIFLSLIGTYGSTSGGNDHTRLIPEALKPILRNGFSLLPVLIGMFALTAIFAEAEKGIKTEAHQKLDFQKGAKFKLSIFKNQIVNVIRSSFIGTFVGLLPGVGGSAASVLSYTQAKNFSKHPEKLGTGEPEGLIASETANNGLTGGALIPLVSLGIPGDSTTAVLIGAFTLQGVQLGPLFINGNPDAWNSMLLSLVISNIAMFMMMFFAIKYFAKVVFVPKHILYPIIIVMCAVGAYAINYGVMFDVWTLLIFGILAWIGTKFKLQIPPLLIGFILGRQLEIYFVKSLESFGTFTIFFTKSNIALVLWLLIIASIVWSIVLDRRQKKILKNATDKK from the coding sequence ATGGAAATATTTACATTATTAACCCCTATGACCTTTCTGCTTTCTACTTTGGGAGTAGTTGGTGGAATAATCTTCGGGGCCATCCCCGGCATGACCGCAACCATGGCACTGGCAGTATTTCTACCATTAACATATGCACTGAATCTGCATCAGGCTCTAGCCCTGTTAATAGGACTCTATGTAGGAGGTATTTCCGGTGGTCTTATTCCGGCGATCCTTCTGAATATACCCGGTACACCTTCCTCTATTACCACAACCTTTGATGGATACCCTATGACGAAAAAGGGGCAAGGTGAACAAGCATTAAAAATAGGAATAGTCTCTTCTCTCTTCGGGGGATTAATATCTGCACTGATACTGGCAATATTTGCTCCCATGCTGGCAGATCTGGCAATCAGATTCTCTTATGTTGAAAAATTCCTAATCATTGTATTTGCCTTGACAGTTATTGCCTCCATATCTCAAGGAAGTATGTTAGTCGGTTTATTGAGCGGATCAATCGGAATATTCCTCAGCCTGATCGGAACCTATGGATCAACTTCCGGAGGAAATGATCATACAAGACTGATCCCGGAAGCACTTAAACCAATACTGAGAAACGGCTTTTCCCTTCTTCCCGTATTGATAGGAATGTTTGCTCTCACGGCAATCTTTGCAGAAGCTGAAAAGGGTATAAAAACAGAAGCCCATCAGAAACTCGATTTCCAAAAAGGGGCCAAGTTCAAACTATCTATTTTTAAAAATCAGATTGTGAATGTTATCCGGTCATCTTTCATCGGTACATTTGTAGGATTGCTTCCCGGTGTTGGAGGAAGCGCAGCATCTGTTCTTTCCTATACACAGGCAAAGAACTTTTCTAAACACCCTGAAAAACTGGGGACAGGAGAACCGGAAGGACTGATTGCCTCGGAGACAGCTAATAATGGACTGACCGGTGGTGCACTAATTCCCCTTGTATCTCTTGGAATCCCGGGAGACAGTACTACAGCAGTTCTGATAGGAGCATTTACTCTTCAGGGAGTACAGCTTGGTCCACTCTTTATAAATGGGAACCCTGATGCCTGGAACAGCATGCTTTTATCTTTGGTCATAAGTAATATAGCCATGTTCATGATGATGTTTTTTGCAATCAAATATTTTGCCAAGGTTGTTTTCGTCCCGAAACATATTCTCTATCCCATCATTATTGTGATGTGTGCGGTTGGAGCTTACGCTATAAATTATGGAGTTATGTTTGATGTCTGGACACTGCTGATCTTCGGAATACTGGCATGGATAGGTACAAAGTTTAAATTGCAGATTCCTCCGTTATTGATTGGTTTCATCCTCGGACGTCAACTTGAAATCTATTTTGTTAAGAGTCTTGAATCATTCGGTACATTTACAATCTTTTTTACGAAGAGCAATATAGCTCTGGTTCTATGGTTACTGATAATTGCATCCATCGTATGGTCAATCGTTCTTGATCGCAGACAAAAAAAGATTCTTAAAAATGCAACAGATAAAAAATAA
- the garD gene encoding galactarate dehydratase, whose product MIQAIKINKSDNVAVVVSPSGMDAGEVLESEGITLNEFVPQGHKISLCDIPAGEKIIRYGVTIATARELIPAGSWVKEALLEIPSSPALDKLVYNKQEIKDVVPLKGYTFEGFRNPDGSVGTRNVLGITTSVQCVAGVVNHVVRLLKEEELPNYPNVDDIVALNHSYGCGVAINAPDAVIPIRTVKNLSLNPNLGGEVLMVGLGCEKLEIKDLESFHKDRNSTYSNTVSSMILQDESLKGYQAMVDAAMELGRKHLKKLNTRKRETCPLSDLVIGMQCGGSDAFSGLTANPVVGFAADLIVRAGGTAVFSEVTEVRDATPVLASRCTDEDVFNKLIKEMDWYDHYLDMGGADRSANTTPGNKKGGLVNIVEKAMGSVIKSGSNLISDVIGPGERLKTKGLVFAATPASDFVCGTCQLASGISLQLFTTGRGTPYSLPIAPVIKISSRKDLSERWFDLIDLDAGRIAHGEASIEEVGYELLQLIIDVASGKKLAAVEKLNIQNDLVLFNPAPIT is encoded by the coding sequence ATGATACAGGCAATAAAAATAAACAAAAGTGACAATGTTGCCGTTGTTGTTTCCCCTAGCGGTATGGATGCCGGAGAAGTTCTTGAATCAGAAGGGATTACTCTTAATGAGTTTGTCCCCCAGGGCCACAAGATTTCTCTATGTGATATTCCTGCAGGAGAAAAGATTATCAGGTATGGTGTAACAATAGCCACCGCCAGAGAATTGATTCCTGCAGGCAGCTGGGTTAAAGAAGCTTTATTAGAGATACCCAGTTCACCAGCTCTTGATAAACTTGTATATAATAAACAGGAAATAAAGGATGTGGTCCCCCTGAAGGGATATACATTCGAAGGATTCAGAAATCCTGATGGTTCCGTAGGGACCAGAAATGTATTAGGTATTACCACCAGCGTCCAATGTGTCGCCGGTGTAGTGAACCATGTGGTTCGTCTACTCAAAGAAGAAGAGCTGCCGAACTATCCCAATGTAGATGATATTGTAGCACTGAATCACAGCTATGGATGCGGAGTCGCCATCAATGCACCTGACGCCGTAATTCCTATCAGAACAGTTAAAAATCTATCTCTGAATCCCAATCTGGGAGGAGAAGTTCTTATGGTTGGCCTGGGATGTGAAAAGCTTGAAATAAAAGATCTTGAATCATTTCACAAAGACCGGAACAGTACATACTCAAACACAGTTTCGTCCATGATACTTCAGGATGAATCTCTGAAAGGATATCAGGCCATGGTTGATGCAGCCATGGAACTGGGCCGTAAACATCTAAAGAAACTTAATACACGAAAGAGAGAGACATGTCCTCTTTCAGACCTTGTAATAGGTATGCAATGCGGTGGGAGTGATGCATTTTCAGGCCTCACAGCAAACCCTGTTGTTGGATTTGCAGCTGATTTGATTGTTCGAGCCGGAGGAACGGCCGTGTTTTCGGAAGTTACAGAAGTAAGAGATGCAACTCCTGTTCTTGCCTCTCGCTGTACTGATGAAGATGTATTTAACAAACTTATAAAAGAGATGGACTGGTATGATCATTATCTCGATATGGGTGGAGCCGACCGCAGTGCCAACACTACTCCGGGAAATAAAAAAGGCGGACTCGTTAACATAGTAGAGAAGGCGATGGGATCTGTAATCAAATCGGGATCGAATCTTATTTCAGACGTAATAGGTCCCGGTGAAAGGTTGAAGACAAAAGGCTTAGTCTTTGCAGCAACCCCTGCCAGTGATTTTGTCTGTGGAACCTGTCAGTTGGCATCCGGAATCAGCCTACAGCTGTTCACAACAGGAAGAGGGACTCCTTATAGTCTGCCTATTGCTCCTGTTATCAAGATATCATCCAGAAAGGATCTTTCAGAAAGATGGTTTGATCTGATAGATCTGGATGCAGGCCGTATAGCCCATGGGGAAGCCTCTATAGAAGAAGTCGGCTATGAACTACTTCAATTGATTATCGATGTCGCCAGTGGAAAGAAACTGGCTGCCGTTGAAAAATTGAATATTCAGAATGATCTGGTTCTCTTTAATCCTGCCCCCATAACATAA
- a CDS encoding tripartite tricarboxylate transporter TctB family protein yields MLENSDFLSISIDFEKSHLFFPRIIIGVIILLLVIIGVKELVKRIRAGNLKESIKGFRFFEENYDKLKLYGSIVSVACYFYFMDIIGRFFPNQGLGFLITSIPFMFIMSFLLVGKENFKIHRTSILLSSVITPLFAWILFAKLFYITLP; encoded by the coding sequence GTGCTTGAAAACAGTGATTTTTTATCCATTAGTATTGATTTTGAAAAATCCCACCTTTTCTTTCCGAGGATAATTATTGGAGTGATAATTCTACTCCTGGTTATTATCGGAGTAAAAGAACTGGTAAAAAGAATACGTGCAGGAAATTTAAAAGAGTCCATCAAAGGATTCAGGTTTTTTGAAGAAAATTACGACAAACTCAAACTTTACGGATCCATAGTATCAGTTGCATGTTACTTCTATTTTATGGATATTATCGGACGATTTTTTCCTAATCAGGGTCTGGGTTTTTTAATTACATCCATACCCTTCATGTTTATTATGTCATTCCTTTTAGTTGGAAAAGAGAATTTTAAAATTCACAGAACATCCATTCTGCTCAGCTCGGTGATTACACCGCTGTTCGCTTGGATACTATTCGCCAAGTTATTTTATATAACATTACCATAA